The Streptococcus mitis region TCGTCAAAAGGCCAGCAAATTTTTCACTGAAACTGGACTGGACTGGGATTATGTCATTTCCCAAGAAAGTAAGCGTAAGCAAGTCTTGCTTCGTTTCTTTGCCCTCTTTACGCAGGTCAAGGGAATTTCAAACAGCGTCAAGCGTCGTGCCTATCTGGACTTTATCCTAAAGGCTGTTCAGAAGGTGCCTGGGAAGATTTGGCAAAATCTCTATCTGCGTTCTTATCTGCGAAATGGAGATCTCTTTGCTCTCAGTCTCCGTCTGCTCCTGCTTTCCATACTGGCGCAGGTTTTTATCGAGCAAGCTTGGATTGCGACAGCAGTGGTGGTTCTCTTTAACTACCTCTTGCTCTTCCAGTTACTGGCCCTCTATCACGCCTTTGACTACCAGTATTTGACTCAACTTTTTCCACTGGACAAGGGGCAAAAGGAAAAAGGGTTGCAGGCAGTGGTCAGAGGATTGACCATTTTTGTCTTAGTAGTGGAATTAGTTGTCGGGTTGATTACCTTCCAAGAAAAACTAGCCCTTCTAGCCTTACTGGGAGCTGGTTTGGTTTTACTAGTCTTGTATTTACCTTATCAGGTCAAACGTCAGATGCAGGACTAAAACTTGCTTATATGATATTAAAAAAGAAGTTGAGTTCAGTTTGTCTCAACTTCTTTTATTTTCTACAGGATAATGGTTGGTCCGTAGAGACTCAACTTGGTCTTGACTTGGTCAAAGTGGAAGCGGTCATAGGCCCGCCAAGCGGCGCGAGTTGGAGCATCTGGATCAAGAGCGCTGAGTCCCATGAGAAGACTGGAAGTCTGGTAAAATTTTTCCAGTTCAATCAAGACTCGATTATCCACTGTTTCAGCCTTGGCTAGAAAACCAAGAATAGAGTTTAATTGCTCCTGAAAGCGGACGTCGTCAGCGGTTGCCTGTTTGCATGCTTGATAGGCTTTGTTTAAGTCAGTAATCAAAGTCTGAGCTCTTTTGATAGGGTCTGTATCTGTCATGAGAATTCCTCCTTTAATCTAGGTGCTAGTTTTGATTCTAGCAACTGTGTTTTGATACTGTCAGTCTATCACTTTTATCTCCTTTTTCGCCTTCAAATCTTTAATTGTCCTTGAAATTTCCTGAATGGTACTGTTAAAATTTTATGATAAAATAGTGGTAAGATTATCATGCTTATTTGAGGAACAAGCTACCCTTCAGGAGCGTTGAAGGCCTGTTTAGGATTTGGTGGGTTTGTATCATAGTATTTTTGCTATTCTCTTTTTAGGAAGAAATTGAAACAAGGAGAGTAAGAAGATGAGAATATTTGTTTTAGAAGATGATTTTTCCCAGCAGACTAGGATTGAAGCGACGATTGAGAAACTTTTGAAGGAACATCAGATTATTCCCAGCTCTTTTGCGGTCTTTGGTAAGCCAGATCAACTGCTGGCAGAGGTGCATGAGAAGGGGGCCCATCAGCTATTCTTTTTGGATATTGAGATTCGAAATGAGGAGATGAAGGGTCTGGAAGTGGCTAGAAAGATTCGGGATCGAGACCCCTATGCCCTGATTGTCTTTGTGACGACTCACTCAGAGTTTATGCCCCTGTCTTTTCGCTATCAAGTGTCCGCTTTGGACTACATTGATAAGGCCTTGTCGGCAGAGGAGTTTGAATCTCGTATCGAGACAGCCCTTCTCTATGCCAATAGTCAAGATAGTAAAAGTCTGGCGGAAGATTGCTTTTACTTTAAATCAAAATTTGCCCAATTCCAGTATCCTTTTAAAGAGGTTTATTATCTTGAAACGTCGCCCAGAGCCCATCGTGTTATTCTCTATACCAAGACAGACAGACTGGAATTTACAGCGAGTTTAGAGGAGGTTTTCAAGCAGGAGCCTCGTCTCTTGCAGTGCCATCGCTCTTTTCTCATCAATCCTGCCAATGTAGTTCGTTTGGATAAGAAAGAGAAACTCCTTTTCTTTCCTAATGGCGGAAGCTGTATGATAGCGCGTTATAAGGTCAGGGAAGTGTCTGAGGCTATCAATAACTTACACTGAGCTAGGAGAGTTTATGAATATTGCTTGGATATTGTTGTATACACTTGTTACTCATGGACTAGAAATTGTCATTTTCTTTAAGGTGGATGGAATTGGTCTCACTTTTGAGAGGATTTTTAAAGCCTTTCTTTTTAAGATACTGTTGGCCTTTGTTTTTTTAATGATTGGCTATATAGTAGGAGATAGTTTCCTATTTTATTTTATGGAACCCTTGTACGGCATAGGCTTGTCTTTCTTATTGTTAAGAGGGCTTCCTAAAAAATTCCTTTTCTTTTATGGTCTCTTTCCAATGATATTGGTGAATCTCTTTTATAGAGGAGTTTCCTATTTTGTGCTTCCATTTTTGGGACAAGTAATTGTAGATAAAGATAGCAATCCTATCTTTTTATTGATGAAGATATTCGTTTGCTTCATAGTTTTAATCTTTTTGAAATGGTTGGACTATGATTTCACTAACTTGAGAAAGGAGATTCTAGATAAAGCTTCTCAACAGTCCCTGACTAAGATTAACTGGATAATGGGGGCTTACTATCTAGTGATGCAAAGTCTGTCTTTCTTTGAATATGAACAAGGTATTCAATCAACGACTGTTCGCCATCTCATCCTAGTCTTTTACCTGCTCTTTTTTATGGGGATGATCAAGAAATTGGATACCTATTTGAAGGACAAACTCCATGAGAGACTGGACCAAGAGCAGGCCTTGCGCTACAAAGATATGGAACGCTATAGTCGGCATATAGAGGAACTTTACAAGGAAGTCCGGAGTTTTCGCCATGACTACACCAACCTCTTAACCAGCTTACGTCTGGGCATTGAAGAGGAGGATATGGAGCAGATAAAAGAGGTCTACGACTCGGTCTTAAAGGATTCTAGTCAGAAATTGCAGGACAACAAATATGACCTTGGCAGATTGGTAAATATTCGGGACCGTGCCCTCAAAAGTCTTCTAGCAGGGAAATTTCTAAAAGCCAGAGATAAGAACATAGTCTTTAATGTCGAAGTTCCAGAGGAGATTCAGGTCGAGGGGATGAGTCTACTTGATTTTCTAACCATTGTGTCTATTCTTTGTGACAATGCTATTGAAGCCAGTGCAGAGGCCAGTCAACCTCATGTTTCAATCGCCTTTTTAAAAAATGGAGCACAGGAGACCTTTATCATTGAAAACTCCATCAAAGAAGAGGGTATCGATATTTCTGAAATCTTCTCCTTTGGAGCCAGTTCTAAAGGGGAGGAGAGAGGAGTTGGTCTCTATACCGTCATGAAAATTGTGGAAAGCCATCCCAATACCAGTCTAAATACCACCTGCCAAAATCAAGTCTTTCGTCAGGTTTTAACAGTTCACTCGATGTCAGTTGATGATTAGAAGATTTGTGGAAAGAAGTACCGCCTGTAGTTATCAATTAAAATGACATAGTATATGAGGTATATTAAATGAATAAGAAATCCTATTTTATCATCTGTTCTACGTTGATCATAGCATCGAATCTTCTCATGATTTCCGTGGTGAACAAGGGAGAAGAAACGGGGAGCAATCTGTTTGTGATTGCTATAGCCTGTGTTATGTTACCATCATTCTTATATGCGGTTGAGAACCGACTGACTTCATTGATAAGAGTAGAATCAATACTTCTGATTCAGTTGACAGTTATATCTCTACTCCGTCTTATCAACAGAATAGGGAGTACGCCTGAAATCCTCAACATTATCATTACCCTTATCGCTTTGGCAAGTGGGACAGCTGCTATACTTGTTGCGATTATGAGAATATATGAGAACATACGGAAGTGAGGGTGAGTAGTTTTCTATTTTGTATTTTCACATTGTCAAGTTCCCCTAGGGCAAGTATGTTTTTCATGCTTGCTTTTTAAATTTTTTACAATTCAAGATGTTTTGATGACCATTTATGATGTGGATGGAAAATTTTAAAAAATAGCAGTATACTAACCTTATTAAGGTTGCAATAGGACGAAAGTAAAAAGAGGTATTCCTCGTGAATGCAAAAACAATGCTACAATTGGCTATTATGCTTGCTTAAAGGCTTGAGCCTGTAAGTAGAGGAACTGTACTTGGAGGTAATTATGGATTTCAAAAGTTTTCTTATTGTTTTTGTTGTTAGTATGCTTATTTCTTTTATTACTTATTTAATTAGGGAAAAATTTTTAAAATCTCCAAAGAAGAATAAAGATAGATCTAATTAGATAAAGAGATTTTTTATCGCTGGTTTAATCTACAGTGGAGTTTCTTTAATATTGTTTCGCCTGTTAAAATGATATGTGATAGCAGGATAAAAAATCTACAAATTAAGTTGGTATCAATATGGTGTAAAGGGCAAGTATGTTTTTCATGCTTGCTTTTTAAATTTTTTACAATTCAAGATGTTTTGATGACCATTCGTGATTTGAGTGTTCCAAGGATAAAATGAGTGCTATACTAGCAGTGTAAAGGTTCTAGTTCAACAAACATTTAGGAGGAAATTTTATGAAGAAAAAAATACTTGTCATTTTCATCTTGTATCTGATCATGTCCATCTTTCTATATCCACTTAGGGAAAGTATTTGGTATCAGCTATTTTATACCATAGCCTATATGATTGCGGTTATGATCTATCTTGCTTTAACTAAAAAGAAAGGAGCAAAGAAATGAAAACTTTTCTTGCTAAAAAACGGAACATCTTTCTTGCAAGATTGTTCCTAGGTCAGTTGCCCTTGCTTGTCTCTACTTATCTATTTCTATCTCGTCAGTTTTTAAATTTTTCCTTAGTTTTCCAATTTCTTTTAGTGGTTATTAACTTGGCTTCTATTTTGGTCACTGTTTACCTCACTAGAGAAATGAGGATAAGAAAGTTTGAAGATGATGATTTGGTTAGTCCTAGAACCAATCAACTTATGTATATCGGCTTGACAGGTTTTATGTCCATTATTTGTTTGTATAGAGGTGTCACAGCAGGAGAATCTTACCAACAACTAATTGCCTATATTGGCGCTATTCTCTGCTTGATTATCATGCTTCTACTCATTTGGGGCTTGAAGTATTATAAAAAGTAGCTTTCTCTCCTCTTTTATCAGGATATTTGAGTAGAAAGGCTCTATTAAAAAGTTCGTGAAATAAGTGAATGGAGGTATTTAAAATGAAATATAGATTATTTCTTGTTATTTTCTTGAGTAGTATGTTGAATCTTCTTTTAGGGACATTTTTACAAATCTCTAATGTATCAATTGGGTGGATTGTTCTCTACAGTGGATTATTTGAAGCAGGCGTTTTCCTTCTTGCTAATAAAGGGGTGGCGGTAAAAATCAAGGAAGTAGACATTCGAAATCGCTTTAAATTTATTTTTGGAAAAACCTTATGGTTTCAAATTCTTTTACTCATCTTTTTGATAATCAAACTTTATCTTGGTTTGGATGCGAAGCTGATTTTATTCTATGGACATATTTTCATTGTCTTTAATGCCTTAATGTATCTATTATCTAGTAGTCAGGTTAACCTTAAAAAGAACAAGCTGTCTTCTTAATCTTGCAGTAATAGAGCCTGACAAGAGGAGGTCATCATGTATAAACACTTATTTTTCCTAGATTCCAAAACTTTAGACCGGTTGACGCCCTATATTCTGGTCTTGGCTTCTGACACCATTGCCTTTAATGTTTTTGTGCTAACCTTTGTATCTGCGGTGGTCTTTAATTCCCTAAATTCTATGCTAGCTTTAATGGCTATATTCTTAGGGGCTGGCTATGTGGTCGGATTTTGGTTACTCAAATGGTTTGTTTTGGAAAGATTAGAGCTCAAGGATGGCTTGTAGGGAAGTTTGTTTGGTGAGGAGGATAGCTTTATGGCCATTTTCAATAAGTGCCATGCCTTGTTTTTGGGATTTTTAGTATTTGCCATCGTTGGTGCAGCGGGATATTCCGTCAATCAAGGGGATTATTTTCAACACCAGTACACATTCATTATGATAAAGAGTCTCTTGCTTTTCCTTAGTTTTGGCTATGCGAAATGGTTTGATATGATTTCTTTGGGGATTTTAAGCAGGAAACAACTCTTGCTGTTCATTGGAATCTTTCTTCTCACTGTGCTGGTAAATATTAGCTATCATGCTTTTTTCTCAGTTGTTTCTGGTGCTTCGGCTCAACACCTTGAGGAAGCTAGTAAAGGACTTTCGCTTTCCTTTATTGTTAGTGCTACAGTTTTGGCACCTATCCAGGAGGAACTCCTGTTTAGAGGACTTCTTCAAGGTGCGGTTTTTGATAATTCTTGGCTGGGGCTTGTGCTGACCTCCTCTCTCTTTTCTTTCATACATGAACCTTATGATATTCCTTCGTTTTTCTATTATCTATTTTTTGGGGTGTTGCTGGGCTTTGCTTATAAAAAGAGCCAAAACCTATGGGTTTCTACTCTAGTCCATATGTTTTACAACAGTTTACCACTCTTAACTTATTTCTAAAAATTATGAAAAGGTAAGTAGGAGATTGTGCTTACCTTTTTCTTTCTATAATGATACCCAAGCCAATCTAGAGGCTTTTCTTTGAGAATCGGATGTGGAGCGGTTGACGAATAGGCCAAAAACTAGTAGAATAGTAAGGAAACTTTATACGGAGGAAAGAAATGGATTTGGGTGATAATGAGCTAACACTGACTCCCATACCTGGGAAAAGTGGCAAGGCTTATATGGGTAGCTATCCTGATGGGAAGCGTATCTTTGTAAAAATGAACACCTCTCCAATCCTACCTGGTCTAGCTAGAGAACAAATTGCTCCACAATTATTATGGAGTCGCCGTTTGGCAGATGGGCGTGATATGTGTGCTCAAGAATGGTTGACAGGCAAGATATTGACCCCCTATGATATGAATCGTAAGCAAATCGTCAATATTTTAACTCGCCTTCATCGCTCACGTCCGTTGATGACACAGTTGAGTCGTTTGGGATATGCCATGGAAACACCTGTAGATTTACTACAGTCTTGGCAGGAAACGGCTCCAGATGCTTTGCGTAAAAATCATTTTATCAGTGAAGTGATGGCTGATTTACGTCAGACTATTCCAGGATTTAGAGAGGACCATGCGACCATTGTCCATGGAGATGTACGACATAGTAATTGGATTGAGACAGACAGTGGCTTGATTTATTTGGTGGATTGGGATTCGGTTCGCTTGACTGACCGCATGTTTGATGTGGCCCATATGCTCTGCCATTATATTCCAGAACATCAGTGGAAGGAATGGTTGACCTACTACGGTTACAAGTATAATCAAACGGTATTAACTAAATTGTATTGGTACGGTCAATTGTCTTATTTGAGCCAGATTTCCAAGTATTATATGAACCAAGATTTAGAAAATGTCAATCGGGAGATCCATGGCTTGCGTCACTTCCGAGACAAGTATGGAAAGAGAAGATGAGAGTTAGAAATCGTAAAGGGGCAACAGAATTACTAGAGGCAAATCCCCAGTATGTGGTCCTCAATCCTTTGGAAGCCAAGGGGAAATGGCGGGATTTGTTTGGCAATGATAATCCCATTCATGTGGAAGTTGGAAGTGGAAAGGGTGCCTTTGTTTCAGGTATGGCCAAGCAAAACCCTGACATCAACTATATCGGGATTGATATTCAAAAGTCTGTTTTGAGCTACGCTTTGGACAAGGTGCTTGAAGTTGGAGTACCTAATATTAAGCTCTTGTGGGTAGATGGTTCTGACTTGACTGACTACTTTGAAGACGGTGAGATTGATCGCTTGTATCTGAACTTTTCAGATCCATGGCCTAAAAAGCGCCATGAAAAGCGTCGTTTGACCTACAAGACCTTCTTGGATACCTTCAAGCGTATCTTGCCTGAAAATGGAGAAATTCATTTCAAGACGGACAACCGTGGCTTGTTTGAGTACAGTTTAGTGAGCTTTTCTCAGTATGGCATGAAGCTCAATGGTGTCTGGCTTGATTTACATGCCAGCGATTTTGAAGGCAATGTCATGACAGAATACGAGCAAAAATTCTCCAACAAGGGTCAAGTTATCTACCGAGTTGAGGCAGAATTTTAAGAAATAGCCTGAAATCAGGCTGTATAAGTACTTTTGCTTTACATAAGTAGTAAAAAGTGCTATACTGTAAGTAAGAATATGAAAAGTGAGGCGGGGAAATATCTTCGCCTCTTGCTTATGAGGAGGTGGACGCAATCGCAACAATCGTAGAATTAGTCAGAGAAGTTGTAGAACCTGTCATAGAAGCGCCTTTCGAACTCGTGGATATCGAGTATGGAAAGATTGGCAGTGACATGATTCTCAGTATTTTTGTAGATAAACCTGAAGGAATTACCTTGAACGACACGGCAGACTTGACAGAAATGATCAGTCCTGTCCTAGACACCATCAAGCCAGATCCCTTCCCAGAACAATATTTCCTAGAAATTACCAGTCCAGGCTTGGAACGTCCTTTGAAAACAAAGGATGCCGTCGCTGGAGCGGTTGGGAAATACATCCATGTCGGGCTCTACCAAGCCATCGATAAGCAAAAGGTCTTTGAAGGAACTTTGTTGGCCTTCGAAGAGGACGAGTTGACTATGGAATATATGGACAAGACGCGTAAGAAAACGGTCCAAATTCCATACAGTTTAGTATCAAAAGCACGTTTAGCAGTAAAATTATAGAAAAAGAAAGGATAGCTTTTGAGGATTCAAAAGTGAAGAAAACATGAGTAAAGAAATGCTAGAGGCCTTCCGCATTTTGGAAGAAGACAAGGGAATCAAAAAAGAAGACATCATCGACGCAGTAGTAGAGTCGCTTCGTTCCGCTTATCGCAGACGCTATGGTCAATCAGACAGCGTAGCTATTGACTTCAACGAAAAAACAGGTGATTTTACAGTTTATACTGTCCGTGAAGTTGTTGATGAAGTATTTGATAGCCGTTTGGAAATCAGCTTGAAAGATGCTCTTGCCATTAATTCAGCCTATGAGCTTGGTGACAAAATCAAGTTTGAAGAAGCACCTGCCGAGTTTGGTCGTGTAGCAGCCCAATCTGCCAAACAAACCATCATGGAAAAAATGCGCAAGCAAACACGTGCCATCACTTACAATACTTACAAAGAACATGAGCAAGAAATCATGTCTGGTACAGTAGAACGCTTTGACAACCGCTTTATCTATGTCAACCTTGGCAGCATTGAAGCCCAATTGTCAAAACAAGACCAAATCCCTGGGGAAGTTTTTGCTTCTCATGATCGTATTGAAGTTTATGTTTACAAGGTTGAAGATAACCCTCGTGGTGTCAACGTCTTTGTTAGCCGTAGCCATCCAGAAATGATCAAACGTTTGATGGAGCAAGAAATTCCTGAAGTTTATGATGGAACTGTTGAAATCATGAGCGTGGCTCGTGAAGCAGGTGACCGTACTAAGGTTGCTGTTCGTAGCCATAATCCAAACGTGGACGCTATCGGTACAATCGTTGGACGTGGTGGAGCTAACATCAAGAAAATCACTAGCAAATTCCACCCAGCTCGTTATGATGCTAAGAGCGACCGTATGGTACCAATCGAAGAAAATATCGACGTTATCGAGTGGGTAGCAGATCCAGCTGAATTTATCTACAATGCCATTGCTCCTGCTGAGGTTGACCAAGTTATCTTTGATGAAAACGACAGCAAACGTGCCTTGGTGGTTGTTCCAGATAACAAGCTTTCTCTTGCCATCGGTCGTCGTGGACAAAACGTTCGCTTGGCAGCTCACTTGACTGGTTACCGTATCGATATCAAGTCTGCTAGCGAATTTGAAGCCATGGAAGAAGCTGATTCGGTAGATTTGGAAGCAGAAAACGATATTGTAGAAGAATAAAAGCTGCTAGAGGAGGGAAAGATGAAAACGAGAAAAATCCCTTTGCGCAAGTCTGTTGTGTCCAATGAAGTGATTGATAAGCGTGATTTGCTCCGCATTGTCAAGAATAAGGAAGGACAAGTCTTTATCGATCCAACAGGCAAGGCCAACGGCCGCGGCGCTTATATCAAGCTAGACAATAAAGAAGCCCTAGAGGCTAAAAAGAAGAAGGTCTTTAACCGTAGCTTTGACATGGAAGTGGAAGAAAGCTTTTATGATGAGTTGATCGCTTATGTGGATCACAAAGTGAAAAGAAGAGAGTTAGGACTTGAATAAGCAAAAGATAAGTAATCTCTTGGGACTTGCTCAGCGAGCAGGGCGTATCATATCTGGTGAGGAATTGGT contains the following coding sequences:
- the blpZ gene encoding immunity protein BlpZ, with protein sequence MYKHLFFLDSKTLDRLTPYILVLASDTIAFNVFVLTFVSAVVFNSLNSMLALMAIFLGAGYVVGFWLLKWFVLERLELKDGL
- the nusA gene encoding transcription termination factor NusA, producing the protein MSKEMLEAFRILEEDKGIKKEDIIDAVVESLRSAYRRRYGQSDSVAIDFNEKTGDFTVYTVREVVDEVFDSRLEISLKDALAINSAYELGDKIKFEEAPAEFGRVAAQSAKQTIMEKMRKQTRAITYNTYKEHEQEIMSGTVERFDNRFIYVNLGSIEAQLSKQDQIPGEVFASHDRIEVYVYKVEDNPRGVNVFVSRSHPEMIKRLMEQEIPEVYDGTVEIMSVAREAGDRTKVAVRSHNPNVDAIGTIVGRGGANIKKITSKFHPARYDAKSDRMVPIEENIDVIEWVADPAEFIYNAIAPAEVDQVIFDENDSKRALVVVPDNKLSLAIGRRGQNVRLAAHLTGYRIDIKSASEFEAMEEADSVDLEAENDIVEE
- the ccrZ gene encoding cell cycle regulator CcrZ; its protein translation is MDLGDNELTLTPIPGKSGKAYMGSYPDGKRIFVKMNTSPILPGLAREQIAPQLLWSRRLADGRDMCAQEWLTGKILTPYDMNRKQIVNILTRLHRSRPLMTQLSRLGYAMETPVDLLQSWQETAPDALRKNHFISEVMADLRQTIPGFREDHATIVHGDVRHSNWIETDSGLIYLVDWDSVRLTDRMFDVAHMLCHYIPEHQWKEWLTYYGYKYNQTVLTKLYWYGQLSYLSQISKYYMNQDLENVNREIHGLRHFRDKYGKRR
- the rimP gene encoding ribosome maturation factor RimP, producing MDAIATIVELVREVVEPVIEAPFELVDIEYGKIGSDMILSIFVDKPEGITLNDTADLTEMISPVLDTIKPDPFPEQYFLEITSPGLERPLKTKDAVAGAVGKYIHVGLYQAIDKQKVFEGTLLAFEEDELTMEYMDKTRKKTVQIPYSLVSKARLAVKL
- the rnpM gene encoding RNase P modulator RnpM — encoded protein: MKTRKIPLRKSVVSNEVIDKRDLLRIVKNKEGQVFIDPTGKANGRGAYIKLDNKEALEAKKKKVFNRSFDMEVEESFYDELIAYVDHKVKRRELGLE
- the trmB gene encoding tRNA (guanosine(46)-N7)-methyltransferase TrmB, giving the protein MRVRNRKGATELLEANPQYVVLNPLEAKGKWRDLFGNDNPIHVEVGSGKGAFVSGMAKQNPDINYIGIDIQKSVLSYALDKVLEVGVPNIKLLWVDGSDLTDYFEDGEIDRLYLNFSDPWPKKRHEKRRLTYKTFLDTFKRILPENGEIHFKTDNRGLFEYSLVSFSQYGMKLNGVWLDLHASDFEGNVMTEYEQKFSNKGQVIYRVEAEF
- a CDS encoding ABC transporter permease, which translates into the protein MKDLFLKRKQAFRKECVGYLRYVLNDHFVLFLLVLLGFLAYQYSQLLQHFPENHWPILLFVGITSVLLLLWGGVATYMEAPDKLFLLVGEEEIKLHLKRQTGISLVFWLFVQTLFLLLFAPLFLAMGYGLPVFLVYVLLLGVGKYFLFRQKASKFFTETGLDWDYVISQESKRKQVLLRFFALFTQVKGISNSVKRRAYLDFILKAVQKVPGKIWQNLYLRSYLRNGDLFALSLRLLLLSILAQVFIEQAWIATAVVVLFNYLLLFQLLALYHAFDYQYLTQLFPLDKGQKEKGLQAVVRGLTIFVLVVELVVGLITFQEKLALLALLGAGLVLLVLYLPYQVKRQMQD
- a CDS encoding response regulator transcription factor, whose protein sequence is MRIFVLEDDFSQQTRIEATIEKLLKEHQIIPSSFAVFGKPDQLLAEVHEKGAHQLFFLDIEIRNEEMKGLEVARKIRDRDPYALIVFVTTHSEFMPLSFRYQVSALDYIDKALSAEEFESRIETALLYANSQDSKSLAEDCFYFKSKFAQFQYPFKEVYYLETSPRAHRVILYTKTDRLEFTASLEEVFKQEPRLLQCHRSFLINPANVVRLDKKEKLLFFPNGGSCMIARYKVREVSEAINNLH
- a CDS encoding CPBP family intramembrane glutamic endopeptidase, whose protein sequence is MAIFNKCHALFLGFLVFAIVGAAGYSVNQGDYFQHQYTFIMIKSLLLFLSFGYAKWFDMISLGILSRKQLLLFIGIFLLTVLVNISYHAFFSVVSGASAQHLEEASKGLSLSFIVSATVLAPIQEELLFRGLLQGAVFDNSWLGLVLTSSLFSFIHEPYDIPSFFYYLFFGVLLGFAYKKSQNLWVSTLVHMFYNSLPLLTYF
- a CDS encoding sensor histidine kinase is translated as MNIAWILLYTLVTHGLEIVIFFKVDGIGLTFERIFKAFLFKILLAFVFLMIGYIVGDSFLFYFMEPLYGIGLSFLLLRGLPKKFLFFYGLFPMILVNLFYRGVSYFVLPFLGQVIVDKDSNPIFLLMKIFVCFIVLIFLKWLDYDFTNLRKEILDKASQQSLTKINWIMGAYYLVMQSLSFFEYEQGIQSTTVRHLILVFYLLFFMGMIKKLDTYLKDKLHERLDQEQALRYKDMERYSRHIEELYKEVRSFRHDYTNLLTSLRLGIEEEDMEQIKEVYDSVLKDSSQKLQDNKYDLGRLVNIRDRALKSLLAGKFLKARDKNIVFNVEVPEEIQVEGMSLLDFLTIVSILCDNAIEASAEASQPHVSIAFLKNGAQETFIIENSIKEEGIDISEIFSFGASSKGEERGVGLYTVMKIVESHPNTSLNTTCQNQVFRQVLTVHSMSVDD